GTAATACCGTAGGCGGGTGCCCATAAGAGACGAACTGATCGAGCGCACCATGCAGCAATTGGCCGCGCTCATGGCCAAGATCCTCCAGGCGCGCTCCAGCACGGTCGAGATGGCACGGTTCGACGTCGCCGCGGCCGAGAGCCAACTCGACGACCTGTACCTGGCCAACCTCGGCACGAGCCGAAGCCTGGTGAGGCGGCTGGGCCTCGAGGACCTGATCGGCGTGATAGGCACCGCGGGGCACGTCGACGGCGAGCGGGCGTACGTCTTCGGCGCCCTGCTGAGCACGGAGGCGGAGGTGGCCATCGCGGGCGGCGCCGACGCGGAGGACCCGGAGGTCCTCGCCTTGCGCAACTCCGCGCTGGCCATGTTCCTGGAGGCAGGTGCCGAGCGGCTCGGGGAAGCCGACCTCGACGAGCGCGTGCAGGCTCTCCTCGCCGCCGTGCATGAGGACGCGTGGCCGCTCAGCACCTACGAGCGGCGTTTCCGCTACGAGTTCGCCGGCCGGCGCTACTCGCGCGCGGAGGACGCGCTCTTCGACTGGCTCGACAACAGCACGGGGTTCGAGCAGCGTCTGGAGGTGGCCGCCACCGCTGACGCCTTCTACACCGCTCTCGA
This is a stretch of genomic DNA from Trueperaceae bacterium. It encodes these proteins:
- a CDS encoding DUF6483 family protein, which encodes MPIRDELIERTMQQLAALMAKILQARSSTVEMARFDVAAAESQLDDLYLANLGTSRSLVRRLGLEDLIGVIGTAGHVDGERAYVFGALLSTEAEVAIAGGADAEDPEVLALRNSALAMFLEAGAERLGEADLDERVQALLAAVHEDAWPLSTYERRFRYEFAGRRYSRAEDALFDWLDNSTGFEQRLEVAATADAFYTALEELKDKELTEGGFERDEIAEGRADFAERVGG